The Henningerozyma blattae CBS 6284 chromosome 9, complete genome DNA segment ATTATATAAGGGTCAGTTGTTGCCGGAAGCTACGATACGTGCGCTTAGttataaattaaaggaGATGCTAGTGCAACAGTCCAATGTGATTCATATTTCTACCCCAGTGACTGTTGTGGGAGATATACATGGGCAATTCCATGACCTTCTGGAGATCTTCCACATTGGCGGTCCAGTTCCCAATAcgaattatttattcttagGTGATTATGTTGATAGAGGACTTTATAGTGTGGAAACGATAACGTTATTAATGGTTCTAAAGTTAAGATACCCGAACCGTATCCATCTTTTAAGAGGAAATCATGAATCCAGACAAATCACACAGAGTTATGGGTTTTACACAGAATGCTTAAACAAATATGGAGGGAATTCAAAAGTTTGGAATTATCTAACAGATTTTTTCGACTACCTTGTACTATGTTGCAtcattgatgatgaattattttgtgTCCATGGAGGTTTGTCACCAAATGTACAAACCATCGACCAAATCAGAATTATTGATCGTTTTAGAGAAATTCCTCATGATGGTGCAATGGCTGATCTAGTCTGGTCTGACCCTGAAGATAATCCAATTATTGACCCTACTGCGACTAGTGAAGGTTTCTACTATGAGCCATCACAGCATTTTCAAGTCTCACCTCGTGGTGCCGGATATACTTTTGGCAGAAGCGTAGTGGAAAAGTTTTTACAATTGAATAACATGTCTCGAATCTATCGTGCCCATCAATTATGCAATGAAGGATTTCAAATCTACTTTGATGGATTGGTTACTACGGTATGGTCGGCTCCAAATTATTGCTATCGTTGTGGAAATAAAGCATCTATTCTAGAACTATACAGTAAAGACgtatattatttcaatgTTTTTGAAGAAGCTCCAGAAAACAAGAGTTTAAACGAAGGTAGCACTACCAAAGTAATTCAggaatatttcaataatgaCAACAATATTTCATCTTCCCAGCTGTCGTTGATGGACGGATTTGAAGCTATGGAAGAGTCAATGGATCTCTTCTCGGATGCTTACCAAGCAAGATCAGCAGCTTCAAGAAAGGTAGAATACTTCTTGTAACCTCTACTAGTCAGAAGAATCACATATTTGTACCAGAACTGCTGTTTGTAGTGCACTGTCATCAATTCTAATGTCCTCTATTATTTGTGACGCTTCGGAATTTGTGGCGTATGCGCAATTTCGGATCAGCTGATCTCGGTGAACTTCGGTGATGAGCGTCTAGACTCATGCTATCATTATGATACTCACTATGTAACTTCTctaatataaagaaaaaggtGTATTGGATTGGTTCAATATGGGGTGATTGATAATAGAAAAGGGGCTAAAGTTTTATAAATTACAATGGATACCTTCAATGTGTTATTTATCGATTCCTATGACTCTTTCACTTATAACGTGGTACGGCTTTTAGAACAACAGAAATTACACGAATCAACTCAGAGGATCAAAGTATTTACCATTAGAAACGATACCTTTACAAATGTCAGccaattgaaagaaatattgCCGGTCATTGATTGTATAGTTGTTGGGCCAGGACCTGGTAACCCTCTAAATGGGTCTGAAGATATgggtattattaatgaattgttTTCTGGTTCAGATTTCCAAGATATCCCTATTTTAGGTGTCTGTTTAGGGTTCCAAGCCCTATGCCATTCATTTGGTGCTgatataattcaattgaaaactATTAAGCATGGTCAAGTAtatgatattaatttatataataatgagGATACCCTACTAAATCCTTTATTCTTGTCATTTAATAGAGCTCGCTCTTTCAAAGCAACAAGATATCATTCTTTagcaattattaataataataaaagtttaATACCATTAGCTTACACTACCGATGAAAATGGTACCGTACTCATGGCCGTTCAAGCTGCAAAGAAAGTCCCTTGGTTTGGGGTTCAATATCATCCAGAATCTTGCTGTTCAGAAAATGGGGATTTACTCGTGGGTAATTTCCTAAATTTTGCTTTTGATTATAATTCTAAAACTAATACAGCAAGgcaattgaaaaaactatctttaattaataatgatcagataaaatataaaaaaatattataccaattgaatttaattattgataaaaagCCAATAGATGTTGACTTATCTGCTTCTTTGCttgcaaataaaaatgaatgtgtaaataatgatatacttaaaaagattgaaatcaaagaatattctattaataattatgataAGCCAAATATTACTATGAAAATAGCAGAAGATTTGCTGGTTGACTATGACAAATTTGTTTTAGCTTCTTCAACAGTTAATAAAAACCGTGGGGAATGGTCAATTATTGCTTTACCTGATTCAAATTCAGAAGTTTTCACACATTTTACTCAAGTCAATAAAACATGTATTTACAAGTGGAGAGATCCGCAAATTActaaaaatcaattagatTCTATGTTAGAGAAGTCTGACAAATTTGCTAATTCTAATGCTTACTTAAAAGTGTTTAGTGAAGCAAAAGAAGGGTTTTGGAAAACGATATCTAgttatatgaaaaataaattatttgctTACAAAAATCATTTACCATTTATTGGTGGTTTAGTGGGTGTGATGTCTTATGAATTTGGTAATTATGTTCAAATGAATATGGATCCAAATGATCTTTTAATGCCGGATGCTAAGCTTGtgtttattaataatactattttaattaatcatgtggataaaaaagtatatacTATTTCATTAAACAACACTTTTCCACCTCAAATTTCTGATAATTTGTCCAactatttaaaagataagaTTCAAACTACAGAAGataatttggaattatcaaaattaccTAAAGATGTTACTTTTGATATAATTAAGCCAGTTAAGAAAGATTATGCAAATGCTTTTGAAGCTTGTCGAAATTATATCAAGCAAGGGTATTCGTATGAAATGTGTTTAACAACCCAAACAAAAATTACGCCAAGCAAAAAGTTAACCCCATggagaatttttcaaacatTAACTAGAAGAAACCCAGCtcctttttcaaattattttttcttcaacgatattattgataatgattctaATAGTGTGTGTCTCGTTAGCAGTTCTCCTGAACGATTTTTAAAATGGGACTTAGATTCGTGTGAATTAAGACCCATTAAAGGCACTGTTAAGAAATCAAAAACGATGACAAGAGAATTAGCTACAGAGATCTTAAAGACACCAAAAGAATTCGgagaaaatttaatgattttggATTTAATCCGTAATGATTTGTACGAATTACTATCAGACGTTAGAGTTGAAGAGTTTATGTCTGTTGAAGAATATGCGACAGTTTACCAATTGGTTAGTGTTATTAAACTGTATGGAATGGCCAATCCGCAGGTGAATACCAATAATTATGTTGGATTAGATGTATTAAAGCATTCATTACCTCCAGGTTCTATGACTGGAGCcccaaagaaaaaaactgTTAAACTGCTTCAACAAGATCCAATGTTGGAGACAAATTTGAACAAGCATACCACCAAGGATACTCGTGGTCTATACAGTGGTGTCTCTGGGTATTGGTCAGTGAATGGAAATGGTGATTGGTCTGTTAATATTCGTTGTTTGCATAGTTATAACGGTGGTGATGATTGGGCTATTGGTGCTGGTGGGGCTTTAACGATTTTGAGTAATGTTGAAGCTGAATTAGATGAAGTGTTCGTTAAGTTGGAGAGTGCCTTACAAGTATTTAATGATTCCACTCAAATTTAACCTCTCGGTTGTTTTCttctattttcattattctgcatttttttgttattacACCTTCTATTTGCTCTTCCGATTACTCATTacatttattataaatttttatataaatattcatctatatatatcttcTCGTATATCCCGTCAATATATTGTCATTATATTCATTGCTAACTCCTCATTTAGAAATAGTGATCCCGTAAAAAGATTCTAGGTTTAGAGTTTGGTATTTTGTGTCACCTTTCACGTGCCTGTCGTATGAATTTGtcttttttggtttttatttttttttttgaaatttcgaAGTTTTtgctttaattttttttttttctaatttccTAAAATATGATTTGTTTCTTTCTAAAGGGactaaatttttatagGCTGTGagtatattttcaaatatttgaaaaaattaataaaatgataatagAAGAGTTCACAGCTCAATTGGCAGCAATATCTATTACAAAAGTTATCAAATAAGTACCAACTACCTACATTTTATAAGCTTTCAGAGATGACTACAAACATTCCAAAGGTTTATGCCTTCCCGGAGCTAGATGAAGTCGCTGATGCAGTGGCAGATTATGTAGTTTATGTTCAAAATCACGCACTTGCTAAGCCAGTAAAGGAAAAGAAGTTGTCAAGTAGTAGTTTAAATGGAATGGTTACGACTACAGGAACTGTAGACTTTAAAGAAATTCGAAGAACCCCCTCAGTTAAAAGTGCAGGAAACGGCAATGTAAACAACTCGTCATCAAAGGATCTTTCGAAGAAACCAAAGAAGGAGGCTCGATTTAGAATTGCTATTTCAGGAGGTTCATTAATTCAAGTATTAAACAAAGGTCTATTAACAAGAACTGACGTAAAATGGGATAGATGggatatttattttgctGATGAAAGATTAGTACCATTTGACTCGCAGGACAGCAATTATGGTCAAGCAAAGCgtaaaatttttgatttgataGATACTGAAAAATACGGTGAACCAAATATCTACCATATTGAAGAAGACTTAATTTCAGATCCACAAGAATGCGCAGATCGTTACGAAAAAGTACTTATCAAAGGTTTTGCAGGAAGAGATTCTGTTAAATTACCAATGTTTGATCTATTTTTACTAGGTTGTGCACCTGATGGCCATATTGCATCATTATTCCCAAATTTCCAAGAAAGTTTAAGAGAGAACTTAGCATGGGTTATTCCTGTTGAAGGTGCTCCAAGTGGTCCGTCGAAGAGAATTTCTTTGACAATTCCAGTTATCTGTCATTCAAATAGAGTAGCATTTGTTGTTGAAGGTGCAACTAAAGCCCCAGTTATTAAAACCATTATGGAAAGACCAGAAAAAGGTCTTCCAAGTTCAATTGTTAATGAAGGTGCAGCTGGCCGTGTATCTTGGTTTGTTGATAATGACGCATTAACTGAAACGTTTGTTgtcaaaaagaaatataaaaatcGTTCTCATGAAAAACCAGAAGAAGAAACCCCTATTCAACAGTAACTATAAAATCTTAAACTATAATATGACGATACCTAAAAATGTTACAtatactttaaatattcaaatacttttttgtttctcttttcatttctccttttatcattattttagaatattgccattgatattattattaacatatcttttttttaaaaaaactgcttctaatttttatttttattttacctTATAATTATTCCTTTTATTTTCCTAATTACGTTAGAACGACCAGATTACTCTTTCTTTGTCGttctaatatatattcgctataaattattcgatttattataaaaatctaTCTGAATTATACCgtcattattttaaatctgTCTTTAATGGAATGTTAACTAATAGTTGCACTCGTGCTAACCTCATTGAAATTATGCCATTGAATTTACTAACATATAATAAACAATTGGTTGTTAGTTTTCAAGattatttgttaatattttttattttatttcagcAATGTACACTTCTCCCAgtttttgtattatttttactagATTATAAAGCtgcaatttttcttctattattttaatttaaatttaaaataaataaagtacCAAATCCCTTAAAAAAACATTCTTCTTATCCTGTGTagtattcatttttatttcctcaatttttttttattctataattttgtaatacATAGTATTCTATATTTCGTATCATGTAATAACATATGTCACTTTtactatattatatatatagaaataattatatcttAAATAGGCTGTAGAAGATTTTAAGCTATCAAagtattgaataattatctATATTTACTTAACTCTCATAAATCATCCATtgtgaaataaaaatgaaattaaataccAACGTCACTAAACCGAGGCCTATTTTCCCAAAATTAGTGATAAACACTAAAAAACTGAAATTTTGATCTCTTTGTAACTGAACAACTAATTGAGCTAATGATGCAACACCCCCTATCGTATCTAAAAATACACCTTGGATAGCATAGCCTTTCATTGATTTTcgattataattatatgtTACTTGTGGGATATACTTAACTAATGacattgaaattttcattagaaataattgattACAATATGATAAGGTTTCTGAATTTGACCAACCGTTCTTAATattgttatatatatactggAAAGTGATAAACgtgaaacaaaaaatagaaaGGCATAACAATTTATGAAAGAAATTAGTCATCCTTCTCTTCTTatcctttaaaaaattccatAATTTTCTACCCCATACGACTTGGGTTAGTAAAACAACAGTCATAATAAACCCATTACTACAATATATAATGTCAAGTACAGAGACTTTAGGTTTCAATAATTGCTGCTCAGTATTCAAAAGCTCTGTACTAACAGGAATCCAAAAATACACTTGTAATATTAAGGaagttaataaataaaaatagccGGCGgcatttaataatacaaaatcGATAGAGATAGCACTGCTTGAGTTACATTTCCAATTCTTTATGATTGGTGGGTACATTGAAATAGACCATGCTGATACGTAAATAAGGCCTAGCAGATCATCAATTCTTAAgttcatttatttatttatcttttattttatatttctttttaatgtAGTTTATTGGCaatatatgtataaaaACGAAAGACTGTCtaatcaaataatgatatgtTTTACTGCTTTGCTTGTATTTCTTAGTAAGATAGCCAAAACAAATGCATCTATTGCTTTCTAGTAATCTATATCAGTTAAATAATTGTCAATTGAATTCAGAGTATGTTTATTCAAGAAACTCCGTTGTTCTCCAGATTTGaaactttaatatatttagatCCAACAAAGTATTTCCCTAATGTTTGTTATTAGCATTGTCTACGTCATCTCATTTTCCTATCCGAAAATAATAGAACGTAAACATTTACTAATATGAGAAAAAGACGGTACAGAAAATATAGATCCAAAAAAATGCAATCAACCTTGTTCTTGAGATGTTTTAGATTAGtagttaataataataatatatagatatgTCTATGGTTGAAGGTTTATATAAGGTCGATATAGAATGTATAGTCAGAATGTAAGAAAGGGAAATAGCTTAAAGTTAAGACCAATGCTGGGAGGTGAATGAGAAGTTCAAAGAGATATggaaaaaatgaataaaagaAGTACTATCGTTCCCTATATCAGattgttattgttgttaCTATCATCTAGGAAACTActatcatttaaaaaagtgTTTGCAGTACTGTTTGCTTCGTTATCAAGTAGACTATAATGAGTTGAAGCTCTCTCAAATAGATATCTACCATCTTGTAGTGAATATTCATAATCTTGATTAATTCTTGAACGAGAGCTATTATTGACATttgtattatcattattaattccaCGAGAGTTAGTGCTTGATGAAAACAAGCCCATTCCAGACTCCATTTCTTCATTACCACGAATTTCAGAAACTGGTTCATACAGCATCATGCCAAAGaataagtaataatattcctCTCCTAAGATTTTAATTAGTAACTTCGATTTTAAGTCATATTTATAACTTAatggaattattatcataaaTACTATTGgtagatatttatttaggAAATTTACTAAAGGAATAAAAGTTAAATCTTCATATAAAGTTGTTTCGAAACTACtctttatatttgatgTTGAATTTGGTATCATTGtcattaaattaaaacacaaaggaaataataatcttgaagaatataaagaatAGTATAATGCGTTTATGGGATTACTTTGACCATTTGGAATTAAatgtaaattattaaacttGAACTTACTCATAGCATATAAGGAAGTTAATATCGCGTatgataaaataatcaattcaaagaaaaaattaaaccaTGCCGTGCCATTGAAGATCCAGCCATGGGCCCATCTAGTTGGAAATAATTCTAagaagaataataatatacttAGTATAGTTGATAATAGTCcaacaaaaaatttcataaatttaataaatatatttggtGTTGATTCTGATTTGGCCAATTGGTGAATAATAGAATCTGAATAAGCTTCTGCatataagaaattataatactcgtttaagaatttattaaatttattattcaatttatcaaaagttGTTATAGttgatatttcaattgaatttgaaatagtTGGTATTGATTGTGATGGTAAATTTTTGAGAGTTCTTAATAAATTctgaatttcaaatttgcATAATTGTAAAGTATGATTAAATGAAATGTCACCTATTTGTGAATCTGGGGTATTCAAGATTTCACGAGCAAAATCTATCATATTTAATTGGGcatcatttaaatcttcatttgTCTTTGATAGTGCAACAAACAATTTGTTATTTGATTGATGTGTGGAGTCTCTAACTTGCGcaattaaatcttttggTAAAAGTACTATACCagtagataataatattaaagtgAACGATAGAGAGTATAAATGTGATAGTGAAATTAGAAGAGGCTTAATCGTTTTAATTGTAACAGAATGGTTTGATGATAATAGTAGATAGAAAAGACCCGCTAATAATCCAATGA contains these protein-coding regions:
- the ERS1 gene encoding cystinosin-like protein ERS1 (similar to Saccharomyces cerevisiae ERS1 (YCR075C); ancestral locus Anc_6.346), coding for MNLRIDDLLGLIYVSAWSISMYPPIIKNWKCNSSSAISIDFVLLNAAGYFYLLTSLILQVYFWIPVSTELLNTEQQLLKPKVSVLDIIYCSNGFIMTVVLLTQVVWGRKLWNFLKDKKRRMTNFFHKLLCLSIFCFTFITFQYIYNNIKNGWSNSETLSYCNQLFLMKISMSLVKYIPQVTYNYNRKSMKGYAIQGVFLDTIGGVASLAQLVVQLQRDQNFSFLVFITNFGKIGLGLVTLVFNFIFISQWMIYES
- the TBLA0I02450 gene encoding uncharacterized protein (ancestral locus Anc_6.347), with the protein product MLLFSVLGTILALICSGTMINRYFSFKKHRHTEPLVLSVLLVNMLLLLSTAWLFPSDIFSTAVKNKSDGDEFTNSTTTLMTISNEKSSLVKRMIQNNITSGNSIEQLTNILTNLDINDAIIDESSSFRSEWLFIYWLEFIICWLIIPLLISYVGLKYSVPETFRRQRFSKALMHNIKFYSLCFIGLLAGLFYLLLSSNHSVTIKTIKPLLISLSHLYSLSFTLILLSTGIVLLPKDLIAQVRDSTHQSNNKLFVALSKTNEDLNDAQLNMIDFAREILNTPDSQIGDISFNHTLQLCKFEIQNLLRTLKNLPSQSIPTISNSIEISTITTFDKLNNKFNKFLNEYYNFLYAEAYSDSIIHQLAKSESTPNIFIKFMKFFVGLLSTILSILLFFLELFPTRWAHGWIFNGTAWFNFFFELIILSYAILTSLYAMSKFKFNNLHLIPNGQSNPINALYYSLYSSRLLFPLCFNLMTMIPNSTSNIKSSFETTLYEDLTFIPLVNFLNKYLPIVFMIIIPLSYKYDLKSKLLIKILGEEYYYLFFGMMLYEPVSEIRGNEEMESGMGLFSSSTNSRGINNDNTNVNNSSRSRINQDYEYSLQDGRYLFERASTHYSLLDNEANSTANTFLNDSSFLDDSNNNNNLI
- the TBLA0I02430 gene encoding 6-phosphogluconolactonase (similar to Saccharomyces cerevisiae SOL2 (YCR073W-A) and SOL1 (YNR034W); ancestral locus Anc_6.345), which produces MTTNIPKVYAFPELDEVADAVADYVVYVQNHALAKPVKEKKLSSSSLNGMVTTTGTVDFKEIRRTPSVKSAGNGNVNNSSSKDLSKKPKKEARFRIAISGGSLIQVLNKGLLTRTDVKWDRWDIYFADERLVPFDSQDSNYGQAKRKIFDLIDTEKYGEPNIYHIEEDLISDPQECADRYEKVLIKGFAGRDSVKLPMFDLFLLGCAPDGHIASLFPNFQESLRENLAWVIPVEGAPSGPSKRISLTIPVICHSNRVAFVVEGATKAPVIKTIMERPEKGLPSSIVNEGAAGRVSWFVDNDALTETFVVKKKYKNRSHEKPEEETPIQQ
- the PPG1 gene encoding putative serine/threonine-protein kinase PPG1 (similar to Saccharomyces cerevisiae PPG1 (YNR032W); ancestral locus Anc_6.342), encoding MMKLDECLELLYKGQLLPEATIRALSYKLKEMLVQQSNVIHISTPVTVVGDIHGQFHDLLEIFHIGGPVPNTNYLFLGDYVDRGLYSVETITLLMVLKLRYPNRIHLLRGNHESRQITQSYGFYTECLNKYGGNSKVWNYLTDFFDYLVLCCIIDDELFCVHGGLSPNVQTIDQIRIIDRFREIPHDGAMADLVWSDPEDNPIIDPTATSEGFYYEPSQHFQVSPRGAGYTFGRSVVEKFLQLNNMSRIYRAHQLCNEGFQIYFDGLVTTVWSAPNYCYRCGNKASILELYSKDVYYFNVFEEAPENKSLNEGSTTKVIQEYFNNDNNISSSQLSLMDGFEAMEESMDLFSDAYQARSAASRKVEYFL
- the ABZ1 gene encoding 4-amino-4-deoxychorismate synthase (similar to Saccharomyces cerevisiae ABZ1 (YNR033W); ancestral locus Anc_6.344), yielding MDTFNVLFIDSYDSFTYNVVRLLEQQKLHESTQRIKVFTIRNDTFTNVSQLKEILPVIDCIVVGPGPGNPLNGSEDMGIINELFSGSDFQDIPILGVCLGFQALCHSFGADIIQLKTIKHGQVYDINLYNNEDTLLNPLFLSFNRARSFKATRYHSLAIINNNKSLIPLAYTTDENGTVLMAVQAAKKVPWFGVQYHPESCCSENGDLLVGNFLNFAFDYNSKTNTARQLKKLSLINNDQIKYKKILYQLNLIIDKKPIDVDLSASLLANKNECVNNDILKKIEIKEYSINNYDKPNITMKIAEDLLVDYDKFVLASSTVNKNRGEWSIIALPDSNSEVFTHFTQVNKTCIYKWRDPQITKNQLDSMLEKSDKFANSNAYLKVFSEAKEGFWKTISSYMKNKLFAYKNHLPFIGGLVGVMSYEFGNYVQMNMDPNDLLMPDAKLVFINNTILINHVDKKVYTISLNNTFPPQISDNLSNYLKDKIQTTEDNLELSKLPKDVTFDIIKPVKKDYANAFEACRNYIKQGYSYEMCLTTQTKITPSKKLTPWRIFQTLTRRNPAPFSNYFFFNDIIDNDSNSVCLVSSSPERFLKWDLDSCELRPIKGTVKKSKTMTRELATEILKTPKEFGENLMILDLIRNDLYELLSDVRVEEFMSVEEYATVYQLVSVIKLYGMANPQVNTNNYVGLDVLKHSLPPGSMTGAPKKKTVKLLQQDPMLETNLNKHTTKDTRGLYSGVSGYWSVNGNGDWSVNIRCLHSYNGGDDWAIGAGGALTILSNVEAELDEVFVKLESALQVFNDSTQI